A stretch of the Vitis riparia cultivar Riparia Gloire de Montpellier isolate 1030 chromosome 13, EGFV_Vit.rip_1.0, whole genome shotgun sequence genome encodes the following:
- the LOC117927680 gene encoding G-type lectin S-receptor-like serine/threonine-protein kinase LECRK3: MSLLASDGSSSWKSPSGDFAFGFCPLADGSLFLLAIWFEKIPERTIVRYTNGSHLVPKGSKVELKADGQFTLEDPLGQFIWQAQSGAHGVAYAAMLESGNSVLASEDSSYVWESFKSPADTILPTQVLEIGGLLSSRQAEGNYSKGSNTHDAGNSSNSGERVIFDELGRLYVVLKNGGSVNIKSGSAEDSSGDYYHRATLDFDGVFRIYSHHKLQSNGSRAQSWPTCECLPGFSLVDIYNKLNGCKQNITQKCEPGGGSNPEDLFERHELSNTFWTATANFEKMESYGEDLCWKSCLYDCNCVVAVLKEGTCWKKKLPLSNGRVDGSIPGKTFIKVPKHDNSSGVLPSHIPNREKKDQGTLIIVGSILLGSSVFLHFLLVAAISLHRSYSSQKRHKLTRASSILETNLRSFTYEELKQATDGFREELGRGAFGTVYKGVLSSSSSGTQVAVKKLDKLGQKGEREFKTEARTIAMTRHKNLVRLIGFCDEGPHKLLVYEFMCNGTLASFLFGSSMPE; encoded by the exons ATGTCTCTCTTGGCTTCTGATGGCTCTTCTTCATGGAAATCCCCATCAGGGGATTTTGCTTTTGGATTTTGTCCACTTGCAGATGGATCACTCTTCCTGCTAGCGATCTGGTTTGAGAAAATCCCTGAAAGAACTATAGTACGGTATACCAATGGAAGTCATCTTGTACCAAAAGGATCCAAAGTGGAGCTTAAGGCTGATGGTCAGTTCACACTTGAGGATCCACTGGGCCAATTCATATGGCAAGCTCAGTCTGGGGCCCATGGGGTTGCTTATGCTGCTATGCTTGAATCCGGGAACTCTGTTCTTGCAAGTGAAGATTCTAGTTATGTATGGGAGAGCTTCAAGAGTCCTGCAGACACCATCTTGCCAACCCAAGTCCTGGAGATTGGTGGCCTGCTGTCTTCTCGGCAAGCTGAAGGCAACTACTCAAAGGGGAG CAACACCCATGATGCTGGAAATAGCAGCAATTCTGGGGAAAGGGTGATTTTTGATGAGTTGGGTCGCCTCTATGTTGTTCTAAAAAATGGAGGGAGTGTTAACATCAAGTCAGGAAGTGCTGAAGATTCAAGTGGAGATTACTACCACCGGGCAACACTGGATTTTGATGGGGTTTTCAGAATATATAGTCACCACAAGCTCCAGAGCAATGGAAGCAGGGCTCAGTCCTG GCCAACTTGTGAGTGCCTCCCAGGGTTTTCCCTTGTCGATATATATAACAAGCTCAATGGTTGCAAGCAGAACATAACACAAAAATGTGAACCGGGAGGAGGTTCAAATCCAGAGGACTTGTTTGAGAGGCATGAGTTGTCTAACACATTTTGGACTGCAACTGCAAACTTTGAGAAGATGGAATCCTATGGTGAAGACCTCTGCTGGAAGTCTTGCTTATATGACTGCAATTGTGTGGTTGCTGTCCTTAAAGAAGGCACCTGCTGGAAGAAGAAACTGCCACTTTCCAATGGGAGGGTGGACGGGAGTATCCCTGGGAAGACTTTCATCAAAGTGCCAAAACACGATAATTCTTCCGGTGTGCTGCCTTCTCATATTCCAAATAGGGAGAAGAAAGATCAAGGAACTCTGATTATTGTGGGGTCAATTCTTTTAGGTAGCTCTGTATTTCTCCACTTCCTACTTGTAGCAGCAATTTCTCTGCATAGATCTTATTCAAGCCAAAAGAGACATAAACTCACAAGAGCATCAAGTATTTTGGAAACAAACCTACGCTCTTTCACTTATGAAGAACTCAAACAAGCCACGGATGGGTTCAGAGAAGAACTTGGAAGAGGTGCTTTTGGGACTGTGTATAAAGGAGTCTTGTCATCATCAAGTTCAGGAACTCAAGTAGCAGTTAAGAAGTTAGACAAGTTAGGGCAGAAGGGTGAGAGAGAATTCAAAACCGAAGCTAGGACAATAGCAATGACCCGTCACAAGAACTTAGTGAGGTTGATTGGATTCTGTGATGAAGGGCCGCACAAGCTTTTGGTTTATGAGTTCATGTGCAATGGCACATTGGCTAGCTTCCTCTTTGGAAGTTCAATGCCTGAATAG